A region from the Beduinella massiliensis genome encodes:
- a CDS encoding ABC transporter transmembrane domain-containing protein: protein MMGPGRGHRGRKGAQATARAKNFKGSFRRLLGEFKPLRMKLVLVLFAVVAANIFNITAPRMVEHAIDIVTDALGLGTGIDFSMLARVLVGLLCLYVLSSVFRYFQEVQMVGVTQDVMFTLRRKVDEKMGRLPLSYFDHNERGDILSRATNDIDNVANSMQQSVTQVLSAVVTLIGVLIMMLSLSPLLTLMTILMLPLIMAGTMFITRRSQKLFVKQWAVTGDLNGHIEEMFTGHSVVKLYGQEENSIRRFEEQNEELYTVGWKAQFLSSLIHPMMNLIGNLGFIGVCVVGALMVISGRMSVGGVTAFITYNKQFTQPISQVANIMNVLQSAVASAERVYELLDEPEEIESEDKGVSLAHAKGAVTFEHVDFGYTDDKTLIQDMNLHVEPGQMVAIVGPTGAGKTTLVNLLMRFYDVKAGRILIDGVDIKTLPREKLREALGMVLQDTWLISGTIRENIAYGKKGADEAAILRAAKAAGVDHFVRTLPEGYDTLLLEDARNISQGQRQLLTIARTLLSDPPILILDEATSSVDTRTEVLIQEAMRRLMAGRTSFVIAHRLSTIRGADVILVMQDGSIVETGTHDELMAKGGAYARLYNSQFAGEEEASA, encoded by the coding sequence ATGATGGGACCGGGACGCGGCCATCGCGGCCGCAAAGGAGCGCAGGCAACCGCCCGCGCCAAGAACTTTAAGGGGTCGTTTCGGCGGCTGCTCGGCGAGTTTAAGCCGCTGCGCATGAAGCTGGTGCTGGTGCTGTTTGCCGTGGTCGCGGCGAACATCTTCAACATCACCGCTCCGCGCATGGTGGAGCACGCGATCGACATCGTGACGGACGCGCTGGGCCTGGGTACGGGCATCGACTTTTCCATGCTCGCCCGCGTGCTCGTAGGCCTGCTGTGCCTGTACGTGCTTTCCTCCGTCTTCCGTTACTTTCAGGAGGTGCAGATGGTCGGCGTGACGCAGGACGTCATGTTTACCCTGCGCCGCAAGGTAGACGAAAAGATGGGGCGGCTGCCGCTTTCCTATTTCGACCACAACGAGCGCGGCGACATCCTTTCCCGCGCGACGAACGACATCGACAACGTCGCCAACTCCATGCAGCAGAGCGTCACGCAGGTGCTCAGCGCCGTGGTCACGCTCATCGGCGTCCTGATCATGATGCTTTCCCTGTCGCCGCTGCTCACGCTCATGACCATCCTGATGCTCCCGCTCATCATGGCGGGCACGATGTTCATCACGCGCCGCTCACAAAAGCTCTTCGTAAAGCAGTGGGCGGTCACCGGCGACCTGAACGGCCATATCGAGGAGATGTTCACCGGCCACAGCGTGGTCAAGCTCTACGGTCAGGAGGAGAACTCCATCCGGCGCTTTGAGGAGCAGAACGAGGAACTGTATACCGTCGGCTGGAAGGCGCAGTTCCTCTCCAGCCTCATCCACCCGATGATGAACCTCATCGGCAACCTCGGCTTCATCGGCGTGTGCGTGGTGGGCGCGCTGATGGTCATCTCCGGACGCATGAGCGTCGGCGGCGTGACGGCCTTCATCACCTACAACAAGCAGTTCACACAGCCGATCAGCCAGGTCGCCAACATCATGAACGTGCTGCAAAGCGCCGTAGCGAGCGCCGAACGCGTGTATGAACTGCTCGACGAGCCGGAGGAGATTGAGAGCGAGGACAAGGGCGTCAGCCTCGCGCACGCGAAGGGCGCGGTGACCTTTGAACACGTGGATTTCGGCTATACCGACGACAAGACGCTGATTCAGGACATGAACCTGCACGTAGAGCCCGGACAGATGGTGGCCATCGTCGGCCCTACGGGCGCCGGCAAGACGACGCTCGTCAATCTGCTGATGCGCTTTTACGACGTAAAGGCCGGACGTATCCTGATCGACGGCGTGGACATCAAGACCCTGCCGCGCGAAAAACTGCGCGAAGCGCTGGGCATGGTGCTGCAGGACACCTGGCTCATCAGCGGCACGATCCGGGAAAACATCGCTTACGGCAAGAAGGGCGCGGACGAAGCGGCCATCCTGCGCGCGGCGAAGGCGGCGGGCGTCGATCACTTCGTGCGCACGCTGCCGGAGGGATACGACACCCTCCTGCTGGAGGACGCGCGAAACATCTCGCAGGGCCAGCGTCAGCTGCTGACCATCGCGCGCACGCTGCTTTCCGATCCGCCGATCCTGATTCTGGACGAGGCGACCAGCAGCGTCGACACGCGCACCGAGGTGCTCATCCAGGAGGCGATGCGCAGGCTCATGGCCGGGCGCACGAGCTTCGTGATCGCCCACAGGCTTTCGACCATCCGGGGCGCGGACGTGATCCTCGTCATGCAGGACGGAAGCATCGTGGAGACGGGTACGCACGACGAGCTGATGGCGAAGGGCGGCGCGTACGCGCGGCTTTACAACAGCCAGTTTGCGGGCGAGGAAGAGGCAAGTGCATAA
- a CDS encoding ABC transporter permease subunit, with amino-acid sequence MTRKKRISMPVRYGINLLLTIALWAVLYAQIQNGAITNYWSGILVTVGINIILAVSLNMATGYLGQLPLGHAGFMAVGAYTGGIFMKATPLAELLKAGDMAACIPYIILALLLSGVMAGIFGLIIGIPALRLKGDYLAIITLGFGEIIRVILTNIDSVLGFKFTYGASGLKRIPKTSSFTLVFICVAVTCLVIHMIMKSRHGRAILSIRENEIAAEACGVNTTYYKVMAFVVSAFFAGIAGCLYAGYLGSLYPSTFKFMKSIEILVLVVLGGMGSMLGSVLSATVLTILPELLRGIAEYRMVAYSLLLVVMMIFRPKGLLGTYDFSLSRILEKALNGGFKKGKEAAKP; translated from the coding sequence ATGACGAGAAAGAAACGGATCTCCATGCCCGTTCGCTACGGCATCAACCTTTTGCTCACCATCGCCCTGTGGGCCGTGCTCTACGCGCAGATTCAAAACGGCGCGATCACCAACTACTGGTCCGGCATCCTGGTGACCGTCGGTATCAACATCATCCTCGCGGTATCGCTCAACATGGCGACCGGCTACCTGGGCCAGCTTCCGCTGGGACACGCGGGCTTCATGGCGGTCGGCGCGTACACGGGCGGCATCTTCATGAAGGCCACCCCCTTAGCTGAATTGCTCAAGGCGGGCGACATGGCGGCCTGCATCCCGTATATCATTCTGGCACTGCTGCTTTCCGGCGTGATGGCAGGCATTTTCGGTCTCATCATCGGCATCCCGGCGCTGCGCCTCAAGGGCGACTACCTGGCGATCATCACCCTGGGCTTTGGCGAAATTATCCGCGTCATCCTCACCAACATCGATTCGGTGTTGGGCTTCAAGTTCACCTACGGCGCGTCGGGCCTCAAGCGCATCCCCAAGACCTCCTCCTTCACGCTGGTGTTCATCTGCGTCGCGGTGACGTGCCTCGTGATCCACATGATCATGAAGTCTCGCCATGGACGCGCGATTCTCTCCATCCGCGAAAATGAAATCGCCGCGGAGGCCTGCGGCGTCAATACCACTTATTACAAGGTCATGGCATTCGTGGTATCCGCCTTCTTCGCGGGGATCGCCGGCTGCCTGTACGCGGGGTACCTGGGGTCCCTGTACCCCTCGACCTTCAAGTTCATGAAATCCATCGAAATTCTGGTGCTGGTGGTGCTGGGCGGCATGGGTTCGATGCTCGGCTCCGTCCTCTCGGCGACGGTGCTCACCATCCTGCCGGAGCTGCTGCGCGGCATCGCGGAATACCGCATGGTCGCCTATTCGCTGCTGCTGGTCGTCATGATGATCTTCCGCCCGAAGGGATTGCTGGGAACCTACGACTTCTCCCTCTCCCGCATTCTGGAGAAGGCATTGAACGGCGGCTTTAAGAAGGGGAAGGAGGCGGCTAAACCGTGA
- a CDS encoding folate family ECF transporter S component: MQHISVGSSFSASASSLRRTYTLALTGVLIAMQLALSSVAVYVTADMRITFGFLTIAATATLFGPVVAGVHGALADILACFLFPAGAYFPGYTLTALLVGLLYGLFFYRREVRLWHVLVAQLVVDLLCHVLLNTLWRSMTGGSAMMALLPVRLLKNALCYPVNCALLYFLHRLLRRLPASLKR, from the coding sequence ATGCAGCATATTTCTGTCGGCTCATCCTTCTCCGCGTCTGCCTCGTCGCTCAGGCGAACGTACACGCTCGCGCTCACGGGCGTCCTCATCGCCATGCAGCTCGCTCTTTCCTCTGTGGCGGTCTACGTCACCGCGGACATGCGCATCACGTTCGGCTTTCTCACCATCGCGGCGACGGCTACGCTGTTCGGCCCCGTCGTCGCGGGCGTGCACGGCGCGCTGGCCGACATCCTGGCCTGCTTCCTCTTCCCCGCGGGAGCTTATTTCCCCGGCTATACGCTCACCGCCCTGCTGGTCGGCCTGCTTTACGGCCTGTTCTTCTACCGGCGTGAGGTGCGTCTGTGGCACGTGCTCGTAGCGCAGCTCGTCGTTGACCTGCTTTGCCACGTGCTGCTCAACACGCTCTGGCGCTCGATGACCGGCGGCAGCGCGATGATGGCGCTGCTGCCCGTGCGGCTGCTCAAAAATGCGCTGTGTTATCCGGTCAACTGCGCGCTGCTCTACTTCCTGCACCGGCTGCTCCGGCGCCTTCCCGCGTCGCTGAAAAGGTAG
- a CDS encoding ABC transporter permease subunit: protein MSLVIAQIINGLQSGSIYALVALGYSMVYGIILLLNFAHGDIIMVGAYMTYYAITSFHLHPLLSVLLAVLVSTLLGVVIEKVAYTPLRSAPRLSLLITAIGVSFLLENGAQLLFGADTKSMDTMVTGNLTLGSVNISYAALLTIVVSVVAMLALSFLVQGTKLGKAMRAVSEDMGAAQLMGININRTISFTFAVGSALAGIGSVLYLCAYPQASPTMGSMLGLKAFVAAVLGGIGSIPGAVIGGFAIGMAEALVSAAGLSVWKDGVVFAILIVVLLVRPTGILGRPVTEKV, encoded by the coding sequence ATGTCCCTCGTTATCGCCCAGATCATCAACGGACTGCAGTCCGGATCCATTTATGCCCTGGTGGCGCTGGGCTACAGCATGGTATACGGCATTATCCTGCTGCTCAACTTTGCGCACGGCGACATCATCATGGTCGGCGCTTACATGACCTATTACGCAATCACCAGCTTTCACCTGCACCCGCTGCTTTCCGTCCTGCTCGCGGTGCTGGTGAGCACGCTGCTCGGCGTCGTTATCGAGAAGGTGGCTTATACGCCGCTTCGCAGCGCGCCGCGTCTGTCGCTTTTGATTACGGCCATCGGCGTTTCCTTCCTGCTTGAAAACGGTGCGCAGCTTCTGTTCGGCGCGGACACAAAGAGCATGGACACGATGGTAACCGGCAACCTCACGCTGGGCAGCGTGAACATCAGCTATGCCGCGCTGCTTACGATTGTGGTTTCGGTCGTCGCCATGCTGGCGCTCAGCTTCCTCGTGCAGGGCACGAAGCTGGGCAAGGCCATGCGCGCGGTTTCCGAGGACATGGGCGCTGCGCAGCTGATGGGCATCAACATCAACAGGACGATCTCCTTTACGTTTGCCGTCGGCTCGGCGCTGGCGGGGATCGGCTCGGTGCTCTACCTGTGCGCCTATCCGCAGGCCAGCCCCACCATGGGCTCGATGCTGGGTCTGAAGGCGTTCGTCGCCGCCGTGCTGGGCGGCATCGGCTCCATTCCGGGCGCTGTGATCGGCGGCTTCGCCATCGGCATGGCCGAAGCGCTGGTTTCCGCAGCGGGCCTATCCGTCTGGAAGGACGGCGTGGTCTTCGCCATCCTCATCGTGGTGCTGCTGGTGAGGCCGACCGGTATTCTGGGCCGTCCCGTGACGGAAAAGGTTTGA
- a CDS encoding zinc dependent phospholipase C family protein, with translation MPASYLHQSVARAVTGGSPAALAGAEGPDPLFYCFHHAKGAPLPFALGSRLHKSRTGAFLLSLLRSAKTPAQRDYALGFLTHYATDTTFHPFVYAHANAPEGKYSTNLHCTLEHALDAWLYRIEGHETGTPRHMAGVAALRPDECEEIAKLLCTAVLETYSDVHVQPAFFQHAFKDSAALTRILHSPGGTKYAVFGALARPFGLKKTLHAHMVPTRLPEGDFLNLARDTWESPFESGERRDSVPELLAAAKARAASFVSAGRAYLAGEMAETELSGILGSMSYDSGLPCRE, from the coding sequence ATGCCCGCATCCTATCTGCATCAGTCCGTCGCCCGCGCCGTGACTGGCGGCAGCCCCGCCGCGCTCGCCGGCGCCGAGGGACCCGACCCCCTCTTCTATTGCTTCCACCATGCGAAGGGCGCGCCTTTGCCCTTCGCGCTCGGCAGCCGCCTGCACAAGTCGCGCACGGGCGCATTTCTGCTCTCCCTGCTGCGCAGTGCGAAGACGCCTGCCCAGCGTGACTATGCGCTGGGCTTTCTGACGCACTATGCGACGGACACCACGTTTCATCCCTTTGTCTACGCGCACGCAAACGCGCCGGAAGGCAAGTATTCAACGAACCTGCACTGCACGCTCGAACACGCGCTCGACGCGTGGCTCTACCGAATAGAGGGGCACGAAACCGGCACACCCCGCCATATGGCGGGCGTCGCCGCGCTTCGCCCCGACGAATGCGAGGAAATCGCAAAACTGCTCTGCACCGCGGTGCTTGAAACCTATTCCGATGTGCACGTTCAGCCCGCCTTTTTCCAACACGCGTTCAAAGACAGCGCGGCGCTCACGCGCATTCTGCACAGCCCAGGCGGCACCAAATATGCGGTCTTCGGCGCGCTGGCCCGTCCCTTCGGCCTGAAAAAGACGCTGCATGCGCACATGGTGCCCACGCGCCTGCCGGAAGGGGATTTTTTAAACCTCGCGCGGGACACCTGGGAAAGCCCCTTTGAATCCGGTGAACGGAGGGACAGCGTTCCGGAGCTGCTGGCTGCCGCCAAGGCGCGGGCTGCGTCGTTCGTCTCCGCCGGCCGGGCGTATCTGGCCGGTGAAATGGCGGAGACGGAGCTGTCAGGCATTCTCGGCTCCATGAGCTACGATTCGGGGCTGCCCTGCCGCGAATAA
- a CDS encoding ABC transporter substrate-binding protein has translation MKKLTAIVLCVAMLLMSVSVFADDAAGEITIALITNTTGDYAQYGIPVHNAAMLYINQLNAAGGIGGKTVKVLEYDDKADGIETVNAFNLAMDNGVTAVIGSVLTGATIALADATYEVNMPQITASATAAGVTMIDPDDPESELRTNVFRSCFIDPFQGEKMADYAFNKLGAKKAAILFETGNDYSEGLKDAFVSKASELGLEIVATEAFATGDRDYRAQMTNIAAQAPDVVFCPIYYGEAGLAITQGRQVGITATFLGGDGFGGIKDYATAEDLEGSVYCSGYAPGTESVAQFEKDYEAAYGEPVPNMFAPLAYDAAMLLCNALASAEETGAEAGSEEYKQAVIDALAANDGTEGITGSYTFDEYNNPIKSAAMIQLQGGEEKFTELY, from the coding sequence ATGAAAAAACTCACCGCCATCGTGCTGTGCGTGGCCATGCTGCTGATGAGCGTTTCCGTCTTTGCGGACGACGCGGCAGGCGAAATCACCATTGCGCTGATCACGAACACCACGGGCGACTATGCCCAGTACGGTATCCCTGTTCATAACGCCGCGATGCTGTATATCAACCAGCTGAACGCGGCGGGCGGTATCGGCGGCAAGACCGTCAAGGTGCTCGAGTACGACGACAAGGCCGACGGCATCGAGACCGTCAACGCCTTTAACCTAGCCATGGACAACGGCGTCACCGCCGTCATCGGCTCCGTGCTGACGGGCGCGACCATCGCGCTGGCCGACGCGACCTATGAGGTGAACATGCCGCAGATCACCGCTTCCGCGACGGCGGCGGGCGTCACCATGATCGACCCGGACGACCCGGAGAGCGAGCTGCGCACCAACGTGTTCCGCTCTTGCTTCATCGATCCGTTCCAGGGCGAAAAGATGGCGGACTATGCGTTTAACAAGCTGGGCGCCAAGAAGGCCGCGATCCTCTTCGAGACGGGCAACGATTACTCCGAGGGCTTGAAGGATGCGTTCGTGTCCAAGGCCAGCGAGCTGGGCCTTGAGATCGTGGCGACCGAGGCGTTTGCCACGGGCGACCGCGATTACCGCGCGCAGATGACCAACATCGCCGCGCAGGCGCCGGACGTCGTCTTCTGCCCCATCTACTACGGCGAAGCGGGCCTGGCCATCACGCAGGGCCGTCAGGTGGGCATCACCGCGACGTTCCTGGGCGGCGACGGCTTTGGCGGCATCAAGGATTACGCCACCGCCGAGGACCTGGAGGGCAGCGTGTACTGCTCCGGCTACGCCCCGGGCACCGAGTCCGTCGCGCAGTTCGAGAAGGACTACGAGGCCGCTTACGGCGAGCCCGTGCCGAACATGTTCGCCCCGCTTGCGTACGACGCCGCGATGCTGCTGTGCAACGCGCTGGCGAGCGCGGAGGAGACGGGCGCTGAGGCTGGCTCCGAGGAGTACAAGCAGGCCGTCATCGACGCGCTGGCCGCTAACGACGGCACGGAGGGCATCACCGGTTCCTACACGTTCGACGAGTACAACAACCCCATCAAGTCCGCTGCGATGATTCAGCTCCAGGGCGGCGAAGAGAAGTTCACCGAGCTGTACTAA
- a CDS encoding HD domain-containing protein has protein sequence MIYTPLTRKALRIAYAAHHGQVEWDGVPYIFHPLHLAEQMKDETATAVALLHDVVEDTKLTLSDLRAEGFPERVLESVSLLTHDRAVPYADYVARLAKDPVARAVKLADLRHNMDVTRLEHIGPREAERLERYRAARVFLESFGPDR, from the coding sequence ATGATCTACACTCCGCTGACGCGCAAGGCCCTGCGCATCGCCTATGCCGCCCATCACGGGCAGGTCGAGTGGGACGGCGTGCCCTACATCTTTCACCCGCTGCACCTCGCGGAGCAGATGAAGGACGAGACCGCCACCGCCGTCGCGCTGCTGCATGACGTGGTCGAGGATACGAAGCTCACGCTCAGCGACCTGCGTGCGGAAGGATTTCCCGAACGCGTCCTGGAGTCCGTTTCCCTGCTCACGCACGACAGGGCCGTCCCCTATGCGGACTACGTGGCGCGGCTCGCCAAGGACCCCGTCGCGCGCGCCGTCAAGCTGGCGGACCTTCGCCACAACATGGACGTCACGCGGCTGGAGCACATCGGTCCAAGGGAGGCTGAGCGGCTGGAGCGCTACCGCGCGGCGCGCGTATTTCTGGAAAGCTTTGGCCCGGACCGCTGA
- a CDS encoding MarR family transcriptional regulator, whose protein sequence is MEGEYHALLQSMMRFNRHCFLISYAQLEALGLYPGQPQMLMALMHREDISQRELAEAMSVKPATLTVMLRRMAGKGLVQRHTDEHDQRVTRLRLTPEGRAVVMRLKDTIEQMGKDIFGTLTQEERRQLSDMLERLSAAIAGKLPKEESSSL, encoded by the coding sequence ATGGAGGGCGAATATCACGCGCTGCTTCAGTCAATGATGCGATTTAACAGGCATTGCTTTCTGATATCTTATGCGCAGCTGGAGGCGCTCGGCCTGTACCCGGGTCAGCCGCAGATGCTGATGGCGCTCATGCACAGGGAAGACATCAGCCAGCGGGAGCTCGCCGAGGCGATGTCCGTCAAACCGGCTACGCTGACGGTCATGCTTCGCCGCATGGCCGGCAAGGGACTCGTGCAGCGCCACACGGACGAACACGACCAGCGCGTGACGCGCCTGCGGCTGACGCCGGAGGGGCGGGCGGTGGTCATGCGGCTGAAAGATACGATTGAACAGATGGGAAAGGACATCTTCGGGACGCTGACGCAGGAAGAGCGGCGGCAGCTTTCCGACATGCTCGAGCGGCTCAGCGCCGCCATCGCGGGAAAATTGCCTAAGGAGGAATCTTCGAGCTTATGA
- a CDS encoding ABC transporter transmembrane domain-containing protein gives MKRLLHYLRPYLKWALCAIGLVVVQCLVELLLPSVNAKITNEIIRPEPSVAFVLQQGGIMLLFVLLSAAATVVAGYFSSRAAMGFGKELRGAIFHKVESFSQEDMNRFGAPSLITRTTNDVQQVQNVVMMFMRMMVMAPLMCLGGVVMALSQDVALSWVIVAALPLIAGLIVLAIKKGLPYFMSMQKKIDRINLVLREVLSGMRVIRAFGRTHDEERRFEEANLDLKDVSTRVGKLMGIMMPGMMLILNLVTVAILWFGSKRIDMGAMNVGAMQAFINYATMILMSLMMLSMIFVMLPRAQASAERIVEVLSVEPSMEDPEHPAERLPARGEVAFEDVRFAYPGAQEDVLSHIAFTSHAGETTAIIGSTGSGKSTLIDLIPRMFDVSGGRILLSGTDVRDMTQAQLRARIGYVPQKAFLFSGTIRSNLNQGLEGATDEQMWQALRTAQAEDFVRALPDGLDAPVAQGGTNFSGGQRQRLCIARALIRHPEVYIFDDSFSALDFETDARLRRALAAQTKEATVFIVAQRISTIRHADRIVVLDDGRIAGIGTHEELMEGCEVYRQIALSQHAEEEKAS, from the coding sequence ATGAAACGACTGCTTCATTATTTGCGCCCTTACCTGAAATGGGCCCTTTGCGCGATCGGGCTGGTCGTGGTGCAGTGCCTGGTGGAACTGCTGCTGCCCTCGGTCAACGCGAAGATTACCAACGAAATCATTCGTCCGGAGCCCAGCGTCGCCTTCGTGCTGCAGCAAGGCGGCATCATGCTGCTCTTCGTGCTGCTGTCGGCCGCGGCGACGGTCGTGGCAGGCTACTTTTCTTCGCGCGCGGCCATGGGCTTTGGCAAGGAACTGCGCGGCGCGATCTTTCACAAGGTCGAATCCTTCTCGCAGGAGGACATGAACCGCTTCGGCGCGCCGTCTCTCATCACGCGCACGACCAACGACGTACAACAGGTGCAGAACGTCGTCATGATGTTCATGCGCATGATGGTCATGGCACCGCTGATGTGCCTGGGCGGCGTGGTCATGGCGCTGTCGCAGGACGTGGCGCTCTCCTGGGTCATCGTCGCGGCGCTGCCGCTGATCGCGGGTTTGATCGTGCTCGCGATCAAAAAGGGACTGCCCTACTTCATGTCGATGCAGAAGAAGATAGACCGCATCAATCTGGTGCTGCGCGAGGTGCTCAGCGGCATGCGCGTCATCCGCGCCTTCGGCCGCACGCACGACGAGGAGCGCCGCTTTGAGGAAGCCAACCTTGACCTGAAGGACGTATCCACGCGCGTGGGCAAGCTGATGGGCATCATGATGCCCGGCATGATGCTGATCCTCAATCTCGTCACCGTGGCGATCCTCTGGTTCGGTTCCAAGCGCATCGACATGGGGGCCATGAACGTCGGCGCCATGCAGGCCTTCATCAATTATGCGACAATGATCCTGATGTCTCTGATGATGCTCAGCATGATCTTCGTCATGCTGCCGCGCGCGCAGGCCTCGGCCGAGCGCATCGTAGAGGTGCTCTCCGTGGAGCCGTCCATGGAAGACCCAGAACACCCGGCGGAGCGCCTGCCCGCGCGCGGAGAGGTCGCCTTTGAGGACGTGCGCTTCGCCTACCCCGGCGCGCAGGAGGACGTGCTCTCGCACATCGCGTTTACGTCGCATGCGGGGGAGACGACCGCGATCATCGGCTCGACCGGCAGCGGCAAGTCCACGCTGATCGACCTGATCCCCCGCATGTTCGACGTCTCCGGCGGACGCATCCTGCTTTCGGGCACGGACGTGCGCGACATGACGCAGGCGCAGCTTCGCGCGCGCATCGGCTACGTGCCGCAGAAGGCGTTTCTGTTCAGCGGTACGATTCGCTCCAACCTGAACCAGGGGCTGGAGGGCGCGACGGATGAGCAGATGTGGCAGGCACTGCGTACGGCGCAGGCGGAGGACTTCGTGCGCGCGCTGCCCGATGGGCTGGACGCCCCCGTCGCTCAGGGAGGCACGAACTTCTCCGGCGGCCAGCGCCAGAGGCTGTGCATCGCCCGGGCGCTGATCCGGCATCCCGAGGTGTACATCTTCGACGACAGCTTCTCCGCGCTGGACTTTGAGACGGACGCTCGCCTTCGCAGGGCGCTTGCGGCGCAGACGAAGGAGGCCACGGTGTTCATCGTCGCGCAGCGCATCTCGACGATCCGCCACGCGGACCGCATCGTGGTGCTCGACGACGGCCGCATCGCCGGCATAGGCACGCACGAAGAATTGATGGAGGGCTGCGAGGTCTACCGGCAGATCGCCCTGTCGCAGCATGCAGAGGAGGAGAAAGCCTCATGA
- a CDS encoding ArnT family glycosyltransferase — MVSVRKHSREALFALCFASLVCIAAFLCFYKLDRAAIANWDEARHGVNAYEMLQGGNPAVNTYAYAPDMYNLKPPLVTWAIALGYRLFGYNELGLRFFSALSLFCTILLIAVYTLKHYGKTASLCCLFISLCYSCLYFDHWGRSGDPDAIYILFFTLSMLSMSYIPQKPQALYAAGFFFSLAFLSKSFHALSIVAIGGLFLLLTGTFFRLRPRQWFLFLCSSFLPIFAWAAFRFVQPDGPAFFRQMIGYDLLRRSGEALEGHPGGLLYYVDFFRQKPDFFACICLCCYGLAQRTASSQPLSARAQTLLLWFTVTLLCISFPRTKISWYAYPAFLPLIIAASASLAALLRRLTFKTFWPNAALLLLCAALLLPNLSSNLQRVRSSRSDSMMQVFMKSALQDHAFRGRRLYRTGDWQQAELLQAELCMDARCEDGGIDRFLQSEAGALLLCEEEDITPALRTHSQLLTVMESCYLFERL; from the coding sequence ATGGTATCCGTTCGAAAGCATTCCCGTGAGGCGCTCTTTGCGCTCTGCTTTGCGTCTCTGGTCTGCATTGCTGCGTTTCTCTGCTTTTATAAGCTCGATCGTGCCGCTATCGCAAACTGGGACGAAGCGCGTCACGGCGTCAACGCCTACGAAATGCTGCAAGGCGGAAACCCTGCGGTGAACACGTATGCCTATGCGCCTGACATGTACAACCTAAAGCCGCCGCTCGTCACCTGGGCGATCGCGCTCGGGTATCGCCTGTTCGGCTATAACGAGCTGGGGCTTCGCTTCTTCTCCGCCCTTTCGCTCTTTTGCACGATCCTGCTGATCGCGGTCTACACGTTGAAGCACTACGGAAAAACGGCCTCGCTTTGCTGCCTTTTCATCTCGCTATGCTATTCCTGTCTTTACTTCGACCACTGGGGACGCTCGGGCGATCCCGACGCGATTTACATCCTCTTCTTTACCCTTTCCATGCTGAGCATGTCCTATATCCCGCAAAAGCCTCAAGCGCTTTACGCGGCGGGCTTCTTCTTCAGCCTTGCGTTTCTGTCCAAGAGCTTTCACGCTCTTTCTATCGTGGCCATCGGCGGTTTGTTTCTCCTGCTTACAGGGACGTTCTTCCGCCTCCGTCCGCGTCAGTGGTTCCTCTTTTTGTGCAGCTCTTTTCTCCCCATCTTTGCCTGGGCTGCGTTCCGCTTTGTTCAGCCGGACGGCCCCGCCTTTTTCAGACAGATGATCGGCTACGATCTCCTTCGGCGCAGCGGCGAAGCGCTGGAGGGGCATCCAGGCGGCCTGCTTTACTACGTCGATTTTTTCAGGCAGAAACCCGATTTCTTCGCCTGCATATGCCTATGCTGTTACGGCCTGGCTCAACGCACCGCAAGCTCTCAGCCTCTCTCCGCACGCGCTCAAACGCTGCTGCTGTGGTTTACGGTCACGCTCCTGTGCATTTCTTTCCCCCGGACAAAAATTTCCTGGTACGCTTATCCGGCCTTTTTGCCTTTGATAATCGCCGCTTCCGCTTCGCTTGCCGCGCTCCTGCGCCGTCTTACGTTCAAAACGTTCTGGCCCAATGCGGCGCTGCTGCTGCTATGCGCCGCCCTCCTCCTGCCCAACCTGAGCAGCAACCTGCAAAGGGTGCGGTCCAGCCGCTCCGACAGCATGATGCAGGTCTTTATGAAAAGCGCGCTGCAGGATCATGCCTTCAGGGGCCGCAGGCTCTATCGCACAGGGGATTGGCAGCAGGCGGAGCTTTTACAGGCCGAATTGTGCATGGACGCCCGCTGTGAGGACGGCGGAATCGACCGTTTTCTGCAGTCCGAAGCCGGCGCTTTGCTTCTATGCGAAGAAGAGGACATTACGCCGGCGCTGCGCACCCATTCACAGCTGTTGACGGTGATGGAAAGCTGCTATCTGTTCGAACGCCTGTAA